The following nucleotide sequence is from Komagataeibacter medellinensis NBRC 3288.
AAAGCTCATGGAATGACGCAGCAGATGAACGATACACGTCTGAATGCGGGTTCTGGGGAAGACCGCCTCAATGGCCTGCGGAAAGCCCTTCAGCCCGTCGACTACGGCGATCAGGATGTCCTGCACACCCCGATTGCGCAGGTCGCTGAGGACCTTGGCCCAGAATTTGGCCCCTTCATTCGCCTGGAACCACAGCCCCAGAACGTCCCGTGTGCCGTCAGGCAGGATCGCGAGCGCCACGAAGACAGCCTTGTTCGAGACAGTCCCATCACTGCGGATATTGACCCGGATCGCGTCCATGAAGACGATCGGGTAGCAGGGTTCCAGCGGACGGTTCTGCCAGGCGGCGACCTCCTCCATCACGGCGTCGGTAATCGCGGAAATGAGGCTCGGGGAGGCCTCAACGCCATAGATTTCTTCAATATGCCCCTGGATTTCGCGGGTTGTCAGACCTCGGGCATACATGCTGATGATCTTGCGGTCGAACTCGGGAAAGCGACGCTGATACTTTGCAATCAACATCGGATCAAACGTACCGTTCCGATCCCGGGGAATATCCAGAACAACCTTGCCGCTCTGTGTCGTCACGGTCTTCTGGCTATTGCCGTTTCTGCGGTTGGGCGGCTGATTATCCTCAGCAGAGGCGCCATCGGCGCGCTCCTCATCAAGATGAAGTGTCATCTCCGTGTTGAGCGCCCGCTCCGCCAGAGCCTTCGTCAATTCCGAGAGTATGCCGCTTTTGCCAAACAGGTCGCCCGGTGAACGACCTTCCATCAGACGGTCCAGAAGATCTTTATCAATGCTCATGCGGGGGCTCCTCTTCGAGCAGATTATCACCGCACCGCACAAAATTCAGGATAGTCCCCACATGGTCACTGGAAAACGACGACATTCGTCGCCGGGTTGCGGCTGAGCGGTATCGTAGCGCCCATGGTGCTGGATGGTCCGATCAATGGCCGCAGCTTCCAGACCTACGTCGACCGCGTGCTGATACCCGATCTGCGGCCAGACGACATTGTCATCATGGATAACCTCAGCTCTCACAAAGGCTCAGGTGTGCAGGCCGCCATCGAAGCCGCAGGAGCAACCGTGCGCTACCTTCCACCCTACAGCCCGGACTTCAATCCAATCGAGAAGGCCTTCTCCAAACTCAAGGCCCATCTCCGTAAAGCCGCAGAACGCACACGCGACGCCCTCTGGGACAGGATCGGCACACTGATCAATCAGGTCTCACCAGCAGAATGCGAAAACTTCTTTACAGCCGCTGGATATGAGCCAGATTGAGAGGAAATTGCTCTAGATATACAGGCGAACTTACGGATTGGTATAATACCAAAGGCAATTACATCTGACTCACCTGTAAAGTGACATAGTCATCCTGTTCTGTTTCTGTCTTGTGAGGGAGGATAGGGCTTCAATCATGTCAGCGCACGACCCTGCCATCCGGGACAGGACCTGTCTGTCATGGACGCCTTCAAAAAAACTTCCCGACAATCCTGAAGTTCCACACCGGCCATCTGCCGCGCAGCAAACAGATTGAAATCTGATTCCAGAACGAAGCGCGGATCGGGCAAAAGAACGGTGTCGTCCGGCAAGGAGCCAGACGGGGAACCCGGCCATGCCAGCCCGCTGACCAGCGCCATGCCAACGCCTGGCTTTTCGGGGTAATCCGTCCCGCATGGGGCAACAAGGCCGCAGACCTCGCTACGGACAGTATGCACCTGCATCTCGACGGGATTGCGCGCTGTGTAGCCCGGGAAACCCATGCCGTCGTTCTGCCTGATCGCGCGCCATGGCATACGACCGCCAAACTCAGACTGCCGCGCAATATCAGCCTGGTCTTCCTGCCATCGCGTGCTCCCGAACTGAACCCGGTCGAAAACGTCTGGCAGTTCCTCCGCGCCAACTGGCTGGCCAACACCGTCTTCGATCATATCATCACTGCCGCCAGTAACGCGTGGAACAATCTCGTCGCGCTCCCCAAAACCATCCGGTTCATTGGCCTCAGAAAATGGATGCATCAAGGTCAAAGGGGATAGTCGTTGGTATTATTCAGGAAACCGTCCCCGCAGGTCAGAGATCGGCGGGTGGGCCTGTACCATGGGAATGCAGCAGGATAGACCCTTGCGTGAATTTAGCGAAATTCTCTGGATTCATTTAAATCTATATTTATGAAATAAAAATTTCATAATTGATAATTCAGTTCACATCCCTGTGTTGCAGAACAGCACCGTCATAAAACCTTAATATGAAATCCCGAAAATGAATCCCTATACGGTTCCTGCTATTTATATTGCGGGAAAAAAGACCTGTGGCACCGAAATTACTGCTCAATGGCCGTATTACCCTAGGCCTGTTCTGTTCCGTTCTGGCGCTCTCCACGGCACATGCACAGACCATCCAGCCTTACACAAAGGACCGCAAGCCTGCGCGGGCTTCTGCCCAGGCTACGAACACGGCCGGCAAGGGTGTGCAGGCGTCCTCTGCCAATGTGGAACAGATCATGGCTACCGCCAAACGTTCGCGTTCCGAGCAGAGCGTCAACCATACCCAGTTGCAGCGCCTGCTGCCGGGCATAAACCCGCTCAAGGCACTCGAGATCCTGCCGGGCGTCGTGTTCGAAAATGCCGATCCTTGGGGCAATAACGAACAGAATTCATCACTCTACATTCATGGTTTCAACCAGAACCAGCTTGGATTCACCCTTGATGGCGTCCCGCTGGGCGATCAGTCCTACGGCAACTATAACGGGCTTTCCCCCCAGCGTGCGGCGCTGAGTGAAAACATTGGTTCCGCCTCGGTGGCAACGGGCTCGGGTGCGCTTGGCACGGCCTCGACAAGCAATCTGGGCGGATCACTTGAATTCACCACACAGGACCCGCTGCACAAGGCCGGGGGGCAGTTATCCCAGACCTTTGGCAGCTGGTCGACCTTCCGCACATTTGCGCGCGTCGATACCGGTGATTTCGGCAATGGCAACTCCGCCTATTTCTCGTGGGCACGCCAGGATGCGCGGGCATGGGACTTTGCAGGGCACCAGGGTGGTAATCAGGTCAACGCCAAATTCGTACATCAGGGGTCCAAGGACAAAGTCACGGCTTTCTTTGATTGGTCGGACAAGGTCGAACCCAACGAGGATGGCGTTGTCGAACCCATGGGCGGCAGCCTGTATGTCCGCCCGTTCATGTACCCCAACCTGAACGAGGCCGTTAATTACTACAATTCATCAGCTTACAAGAACGCGGGGCTTAATTACCGCAATTACTATTCCGATGCACAGCGTGAAGATTTTCTGGCTTATGTAAAGTGGTCCCACACTTTCAATTCCCACCTGCGCTGGGACAACCAGATCTATTACCATCATGATCTGGGTGAAGGTGTCGTGGCCGGACCGATTTCAGCGGCGGGCCTGCCGACACTGTTCAGCGCCTATTTCCCCAGTTATTCTTCAGGTCAGCTTTCCGATGTCTTTGGTGGCTCGGGCATGGCCACACGCACGACGGAATACTGGGACAACCGCGGTGGTCTCATGTCCACCCTGCATTACGATGTTGGACACCACCATATTGAACTGGGTGGC
It contains:
- a CDS encoding IS256 family transposase; protein product: MSIDKDLLDRLMEGRSPGDLFGKSGILSELTKALAERALNTEMTLHLDEERADGASAEDNQPPNRRNGNSQKTVTTQSGKVVLDIPRDRNGTFDPMLIAKYQRRFPEFDRKIISMYARGLTTREIQGHIEEIYGVEASPSLISAITDAVMEEVAAWQNRPLEPCYPIVFMDAIRVNIRSDGTVSNKAVFVALAILPDGTRDVLGLWFQANEGAKFWAKVLSDLRNRGVQDILIAVVDGLKGFPQAIEAVFPRTRIQTCIVHLLRHSMSFASYKDRKAIATALKAIYTAVDATEAEAALGGFEESDLGRQYPAIAPSWRRAWNEVIPFLDYPPEVRRLIYTTNAIEALNSKIRRAVRTRGHFPSEEAAAKLIYLALNATSAQWKRSVREWYAVRCQLAIMFDDRFPMA
- a CDS encoding TonB-dependent receptor, with amino-acid sequence MAPKLLLNGRITLGLFCSVLALSTAHAQTIQPYTKDRKPARASAQATNTAGKGVQASSANVEQIMATAKRSRSEQSVNHTQLQRLLPGINPLKALEILPGVVFENADPWGNNEQNSSLYIHGFNQNQLGFTLDGVPLGDQSYGNYNGLSPQRAALSENIGSASVATGSGALGTASTSNLGGSLEFTTQDPLHKAGGQLSQTFGSWSTFRTFARVDTGDFGNGNSAYFSWARQDARAWDFAGHQGGNQVNAKFVHQGSKDKVTAFFDWSDKVEPNEDGVVEPMGGSLYVRPFMYPNLNEAVNYYNSSAYKNAGLNYRNYYSDAQREDFLAYVKWSHTFNSHLRWDNQIYYHHDLGEGVVAGPISAAGLPTLFSAYFPSYSSGQLSDVFGGSGMATRTTEYWDNRGGLMSTLHYDVGHHHIELGGWYERNNNTQARRWYAFDINSPTTPYDRQSNPLIHQYTNYFYTNTWTTHLQDSWQITKNFNLNAGFKSELVYTNGILPVAGLPGSLSPASAQTIPGGRIATVKPFLPSFGALWNITPHEQWFANIQENMRSFQDTGYGNASPWGMTSQSAFELFKKEGKPETAWTYETGFRTNRHLNAGPLTNISGQIEYYHVHFSNRLLAVSSTPTIASIVGSATVLTNVGSVSTDGMDFSFTAQFGRHFSFYNALSYNKSVYNDNYMSGTTLVSTAGKNVVGIPNWTEKFVASTNWGNFYAQFIGDVIGKRYTTYTNDLSVKSYALFSINAGYTIRGIPHVQGLKVQGNITNLTGTRGWSTLSTSYASGQYSAFPIAPRMFFLTIGASF